From Deltaproteobacteria bacterium, the proteins below share one genomic window:
- a CDS encoding NapC/NirT family cytochrome c — MPPSVHNRVSYLGAALAALEVLLFVFLLVLDAVSGAERAPYAGLVIYVVIPALLLLGLVLIPIGMFFEWRRVRHTGRRSVVRFPIVDLNQAAQRNALLIFSGGSILLLFCSAFGSFQAYEATESVAFCGTLCHSAMSPEFTTYQHSPHARVRCVDCHVGPGADWYLKAKLTGLHQLYAVAFDKYPRPIPAPIASLRPAQDTCEQCHWPKQFFSSKGRRLTYFLPDESNSRWEVNLLVKIGGGSRIGGQGEGIHWHMNLSNRVEYIATDERRQEIPWVRITDSKTGHQTVYTSTEKPLADTEVAAATLHRMDCMDCHNRPAHHYRSPAQALNLALAGGTIDSTLPFIKKTGVELLAATYDSTEAAMTGIEQGLAKFYREKYPELLATRRELISGAATELQHLYRDNVFPQMKARWDAYPDNVGHLIFSGCFRCHDGQHQSADGKVLSKDCATCHTITAQGKPQAMAFAEDLKGLTFEHPEDIGGAWQEMKCADCHTGQAP; from the coding sequence TTGCCCCCATCCGTTCACAACCGAGTCAGCTATCTCGGCGCTGCGCTCGCCGCACTCGAAGTCCTGCTGTTTGTCTTCTTGCTGGTGCTGGATGCCGTGAGCGGCGCGGAGCGCGCCCCGTACGCCGGGCTCGTCATCTATGTCGTCATCCCCGCGCTCCTGTTGCTTGGCTTGGTTCTCATTCCGATTGGAATGTTCTTCGAATGGCGGCGCGTGCGGCACACCGGCAGACGCTCGGTGGTCCGCTTTCCGATCGTCGATCTGAACCAGGCGGCGCAGCGCAACGCATTGCTGATTTTCTCCGGCGGCTCGATTCTCCTGCTCTTCTGCTCCGCATTTGGCAGCTTCCAAGCCTACGAAGCCACCGAGTCGGTGGCGTTCTGCGGCACGCTCTGCCACTCGGCGATGTCACCGGAGTTCACGACCTACCAGCACTCGCCGCACGCCCGCGTGCGGTGCGTCGATTGCCACGTCGGCCCCGGCGCCGATTGGTACCTGAAGGCGAAGCTGACCGGCCTCCATCAACTCTACGCGGTGGCTTTCGACAAGTACCCGCGTCCGATTCCAGCACCGATTGCGAGCTTGCGACCCGCGCAGGACACCTGTGAACAGTGCCACTGGCCGAAGCAATTCTTCAGTTCGAAAGGCAGACGACTGACTTACTTCTTGCCCGACGAGTCGAACTCGCGCTGGGAAGTGAATCTCCTCGTCAAAATTGGCGGCGGCAGCCGCATTGGCGGACAAGGCGAGGGGATCCATTGGCACATGAACCTCTCTAACCGAGTCGAATACATCGCCACCGACGAGCGACGACAAGAGATTCCCTGGGTGCGGATTACCGATTCGAAGACCGGCCACCAAACCGTCTACACGTCCACAGAGAAGCCGCTCGCGGATACGGAGGTCGCAGCCGCAACCTTGCACCGAATGGATTGCATGGACTGTCACAACCGGCCCGCACACCACTACCGCTCGCCGGCACAGGCGCTTAACCTGGCACTTGCCGGCGGCACCATCGATTCCACCCTGCCCTTCATCAAGAAAACCGGCGTGGAGCTCTTAGCGGCGACGTACGACTCGACCGAGGCCGCTATGACAGGGATCGAGCAGGGGCTCGCAAAATTCTACCGAGAAAAATACCCCGAGCTACTCGCAACACGACGTGAGCTGATAAGCGGCGCGGCCACCGAGCTACAGCATTTGTATCGCGACAACGTTTTCCCGCAGATGAAGGCGCGCTGGGACGCGTATCCCGACAACGTCGGGCATCTGATCTTCTCTGGTTGCTTCCGCTGCCACGATGGCCAGCATCAGAGCGCCGACGGCAAGGTGCTCAGTAAGGACTGCGCCACGTGTCACACGATCACCGCACAGGGAAAACCGCAGGCGATGGCGTTCGCGGAGGATCTGAAAGGTCTGACCTTTGAACATCCCGAGGACATCGGCGGGGCATGGCAGGAGATGAAGTGCGCCGACTGCCACACCGGCCAGGCACCGTAG
- a CDS encoding glutathione S-transferase N-terminal domain-containing protein has protein sequence MSLVNDVSSFAATIVRLGRGLTPRVTAERRPEPAQMLELYEFEGCPYCRKVREVLCELDLDYVVHPVAHGSLRRDALKRIGGKVQAPYLVDPNTGTSMYESDDIDAYLNQTYGAGTRAGWSLPIPSVIDNLGSFVASAVRAGRGSRCRSLPRRQRLEALTLYNMEGSPYCRKVREVLSELDLEHIIRNLPKGSPKRADLVQRAGKMQVPYLVDPNTGRELYESDDIIEYLETLYGRGTRMLKSVAGEQPSPVSEGAAT, from the coding sequence ATGAGCTTAGTCAACGACGTTTCGAGTTTTGCGGCCACCATCGTGCGCCTGGGTCGCGGCCTGACGCCGCGGGTGACTGCCGAGCGGCGTCCCGAGCCAGCGCAGATGCTCGAACTCTATGAGTTCGAAGGGTGTCCGTACTGCCGCAAGGTTCGCGAAGTGCTCTGCGAGCTGGATCTCGACTACGTCGTCCACCCGGTCGCGCACGGCAGTTTACGGCGTGATGCGCTCAAGCGGATCGGGGGAAAGGTACAAGCGCCGTATCTTGTCGATCCGAACACCGGCACCAGTATGTACGAGTCGGACGACATCGATGCGTATCTCAACCAGACTTACGGTGCGGGTACGCGCGCCGGCTGGTCGTTGCCGATCCCGAGTGTGATCGACAATCTCGGATCATTTGTCGCGAGCGCCGTGCGCGCCGGTCGCGGGTCACGCTGTCGCAGTCTGCCGCGGCGGCAGCGTCTCGAGGCGCTCACGCTCTACAACATGGAAGGCTCGCCGTACTGTCGCAAGGTGCGCGAGGTACTCAGCGAGTTGGATCTCGAACATATCATCCGCAATCTCCCCAAAGGCAGCCCGAAGCGCGCAGACCTCGTGCAGCGCGCCGGCAAGATGCAAGTGCCGTATCTCGTCGATCCCAATACCGGCCGGGAGCTGTACGAGTCGGACGACATCATCGAGTATCTCGAAACACTCTACGGGCGCGGCACGCGGATGCTGAAGTCGGTTGCAGGCGAGCAGCCGTCCCCGGTTTCCGAGGGAGCCGCCACGTAG
- a CDS encoding carboxypeptidase regulatory-like domain-containing protein: protein MATGYDEGPVEHGGTITGQVRVIGEIPALPPQPVFKQFDTCGTTITDERLVTGPNGAVRFAVVSLEGIKSGKPIAYEQPVKLDNEKCAFVPHVVSASLGQKLEIHNSDPFLHDAHAFLGSRTLFNVAIPKGRTATRSLVDAGLVHINCNVRHTWMHAYIFVADNPYHAVTDGAGQFRITDIPPGKYTLRVWHEMLGNSDREVTVEAGGSVAVDFELRATAAETP from the coding sequence ATGGCGACCGGGTACGACGAGGGGCCGGTCGAGCACGGCGGTACAATCACCGGGCAGGTGCGCGTGATAGGGGAAATCCCCGCACTACCGCCGCAACCGGTCTTCAAACAATTCGACACCTGCGGCACCACGATCACGGACGAACGACTGGTCACCGGACCAAACGGGGCGGTGCGATTCGCGGTCGTTTCGCTCGAAGGGATCAAGTCCGGCAAGCCGATCGCCTACGAGCAGCCGGTGAAGCTCGACAACGAAAAGTGTGCCTTCGTCCCGCACGTCGTGAGCGCGAGCCTCGGCCAAAAGTTGGAGATTCACAATAGCGATCCGTTTCTGCACGACGCGCACGCGTTCTTGGGCTCACGCACGCTGTTCAACGTGGCGATTCCGAAGGGCCGCACGGCGACCCGGTCGCTCGTCGATGCCGGTCTCGTGCACATCAACTGCAACGTCCGCCACACGTGGATGCATGCGTACATTTTCGTGGCCGACAATCCGTACCATGCGGTGACCGATGGCGCCGGGCAGTTTCGCATCACCGACATCCCGCCGGGCAAGTACACACTTCGCGTCTGGCACGAGATGTTGGGCAATAGCGATCGCGAGGTGACGGTAGAAGCCGGCGGTAGCGTCGCGGTCGACTTCGAGCTGCGCGCGACAGCGGCCGAGACACCGTAA
- a CDS encoding c-type cytochrome has product MRHTLAAITVGLIGMGTSWAADAPEVYTKKCQACHSIAGVAGPMVKMGGPLDSVGTKRDEAWLRAYFKDPKSKIPESKMPKLTLSDAEWNAVVAYMLTLK; this is encoded by the coding sequence ATGAGACACACACTCGCCGCAATCACCGTCGGACTGATTGGCATGGGAACCAGTTGGGCTGCTGACGCGCCCGAGGTCTACACCAAGAAGTGCCAGGCCTGCCACAGCATCGCCGGCGTCGCCGGCCCGATGGTGAAGATGGGTGGCCCGCTCGACAGCGTCGGAACCAAGCGCGACGAAGCGTGGCTGCGTGCCTATTTCAAAGATCCGAAGTCGAAGATTCCGGAATCGAAGATGCCCAAGCTCACGCTGTCGGACGCTGAGTGGAACGCCGTGGTCGCCTACATGCTGACACTGAAGTAG
- a CDS encoding universal stress protein, with translation MTAIGFSRILLPVDFSIHGEAAAAYAAWFAQVSNGTVHLVHVIANPADPLYEPQEVAYWVMVEHAQTKAAAMLERAATQSLPANCAHECLVLQGDPADKLIEAAKRIQPDVIVMATHGRSALAHLMMGSVVEKIVRHAPCPVFVTRRAPE, from the coding sequence GTGACAGCCATCGGGTTTAGCCGCATTCTTTTACCGGTCGACTTCTCCATCCACGGCGAAGCGGCGGCGGCTTATGCGGCGTGGTTCGCCCAGGTATCGAATGGCACCGTTCATCTGGTTCACGTGATCGCAAACCCCGCCGATCCGCTCTACGAGCCGCAGGAGGTGGCGTACTGGGTCATGGTCGAACATGCCCAGACCAAGGCCGCGGCGATGCTCGAGCGCGCCGCAACCCAATCTCTGCCGGCAAACTGTGCGCACGAATGCCTCGTGCTGCAGGGGGATCCAGCCGACAAACTGATCGAGGCCGCGAAGCGCATCCAGCCCGATGTGATCGTCATGGCGACGCACGGTCGTTCGGCACTCGCCCACCTCATGATGGGCAGCGTGGTTGAGAAGATCGTGCGACACGCGCCGTGTCCAGTGTTTGTGACGCGCCGCGCCCCGGAGTGA
- a CDS encoding cytochrome b N-terminal domain-containing protein, with protein MSPSRRSPQRPLVAWFDERLGLSAALDFLRQKTVPHHRSSVWYYFGGVSLFLFGVQVATGLLLLIYYKPTPEAGFESVRFIVAQVPFGWLIRSLHSWSANLMVLTVFVHLFSVYFMKAYRPPRELTWLTGFGLLGLTLAFGFSGYLLPWNELALFATKVGTDIVGSVPAVGHVLLRYVRGGDEVSGATLTRFFGWHVALLPALFTGLLGVHLLLVQRLGMSAPLRPTAETRGMPFFPGFIIRDAILWLGVLGVLLSLCTFMPWELGVKADPFASAPAGIRPEWYFTFLSQSLKYIPSNVLGIDGEVVGITASGLGGLFFLLVPFLDRRAARGQSSPLFTAIGVLVLLYMATMTALAYLKPY; from the coding sequence TTGTCACCCTCAAGACGTAGCCCGCAACGCCCGCTCGTTGCGTGGTTCGACGAACGCCTCGGCCTCAGCGCGGCGCTCGACTTCCTGCGCCAGAAGACGGTGCCCCATCATCGCTCGTCGGTCTGGTACTACTTCGGCGGGGTCAGCCTGTTCCTGTTCGGCGTTCAGGTCGCGACCGGCCTATTGCTCCTGATCTACTACAAGCCCACGCCCGAGGCCGGTTTCGAGAGCGTGCGCTTCATCGTCGCACAGGTGCCGTTCGGTTGGTTGATCCGCTCGCTCCACAGTTGGTCGGCGAATCTGATGGTGCTGACCGTCTTCGTCCACCTCTTCAGCGTCTACTTCATGAAGGCGTATCGCCCACCGCGCGAGCTGACGTGGCTGACTGGGTTTGGACTGCTCGGTCTGACGTTGGCCTTTGGCTTCTCCGGTTATCTCCTCCCGTGGAACGAGTTGGCGCTCTTCGCCACCAAGGTCGGTACCGATATCGTCGGCTCCGTTCCCGCGGTCGGGCACGTATTGTTGCGCTACGTGCGGGGCGGTGACGAGGTGAGCGGTGCCACGCTCACGCGTTTCTTCGGCTGGCATGTGGCGCTGCTGCCGGCGCTATTCACGGGTCTATTGGGCGTGCACCTGTTGCTCGTGCAGCGGCTTGGCATGAGCGCGCCCTTGCGGCCAACGGCGGAAACGCGCGGGATGCCGTTCTTCCCCGGCTTCATCATTCGCGATGCGATCTTGTGGCTCGGCGTACTCGGAGTGTTGTTATCGCTGTGCACATTCATGCCATGGGAGCTGGGTGTAAAGGCGGACCCCTTCGCATCGGCGCCGGCAGGCATTCGACCCGAGTGGTACTTCACGTTCCTGTCGCAGTCACTCAAGTACATCCCCAGCAACGTCCTCGGAATCGATGGTGAGGTGGTCGGCATCACGGCGTCCGGGCTCGGCGGTCTGTTCTTCTTGTTGGTTCCGTTTCTCGACCGCCGCGCGGCCCGCGGCCAATCGAGTCCGCTGTTCACTGCAATCGGCGTCCTGGTGTTGCTGTACATGGCCACGATGACGGCGCTCGCATACCTGAAGCCGTACTGA
- a CDS encoding cytochrome c3 family protein, whose translation MRRITTVLALLTVVAGVARAEEKVDLCVACHAVLPEQLGAPVAGMQQDVHAQYGFSCADCHGGDPSDMDLAAMAPERGFRGKPTPGDVPNLCGRCHSDAEFMRRYNPALPTNQRERYWTSVHGKRLAAGDTKVATCTSCHGVHGIKAGRQADSPVYRANVPSTCGHCHSKPDYMAGYDIPTDQEERYRRSVHGELLLHKRDLSAPTCTTCHDNHGASPPGLTSIAEVCGQCHVNNSTFFIASPHKPAFDQLQLPECVTCHSNHEVRRTSDAMLGVTDDALCSQCHASDSKGYVAARDMRQTIDHLKDAMQTADATLHHAEELGMEVGDARYEFHNTGALLIQARTSIHRFSAPYVQEVAAPGFELAQRTERIAAAAAAEAQSRRRHLLAPLAILGALMILLAVKLRRIEKGTNGNTPR comes from the coding sequence ATGCGACGAATCACAACGGTCCTCGCCCTCCTCACCGTTGTCGCAGGCGTCGCGCGAGCGGAGGAGAAGGTCGATTTGTGCGTGGCCTGTCATGCCGTATTGCCGGAGCAACTCGGCGCCCCGGTCGCGGGCATGCAGCAAGACGTGCACGCCCAATACGGCTTTTCGTGCGCTGACTGTCACGGTGGAGATCCCAGCGACATGGACCTCGCCGCGATGGCCCCCGAACGTGGCTTTCGCGGCAAGCCAACCCCGGGAGACGTGCCCAATCTGTGCGGGCGTTGCCACAGCGACGCTGAATTCATGCGGCGTTACAATCCAGCGCTGCCGACCAATCAACGCGAACGTTACTGGACCAGCGTGCACGGCAAACGACTCGCTGCGGGCGACACCAAAGTCGCCACCTGCACCAGTTGCCACGGCGTGCATGGCATCAAAGCCGGCCGGCAAGCGGACTCACCGGTCTATCGCGCCAACGTGCCGTCGACGTGTGGCCACTGCCACTCGAAGCCAGACTACATGGCGGGCTACGACATCCCCACGGACCAAGAAGAGCGCTATCGCCGCAGCGTGCACGGCGAGCTGTTACTGCACAAGCGCGATTTGTCGGCGCCGACCTGCACCACCTGCCACGACAACCACGGCGCCTCGCCGCCGGGGCTCACTTCGATCGCCGAAGTCTGCGGCCAGTGCCACGTGAACAACAGTACGTTCTTCATCGCGAGCCCTCACAAGCCCGCCTTCGATCAATTGCAATTGCCCGAGTGCGTGACCTGTCACAGCAATCATGAGGTGCGCCGGACCAGCGACGCCATGCTCGGCGTGACCGACGACGCGCTCTGCAGCCAATGCCACGCGAGCGACTCGAAAGGATACGTCGCCGCTCGGGACATGAGACAGACGATCGATCACTTGAAGGATGCGATGCAGACGGCTGATGCGACGTTGCACCACGCCGAGGAACTCGGGATGGAGGTCGGCGACGCACGCTACGAGTTCCACAATACCGGCGCGCTGCTCATTCAAGCGCGCACCAGCATCCACCGTTTTTCGGCGCCCTATGTGCAAGAAGTCGCCGCCCCGGGTTTCGAGCTGGCCCAGCGCACTGAGCGCATCGCGGCGGCCGCCGCCGCTGAAGCCCAATCGCGCCGGCGCCATCTGCTCGCGCCCTTGGCGATTCTCGGCGCGTTGATGATCCTGCTCGCGGTGAAGCTGCGCCGCATCGAGAAGGGAACCAACGGCAATACCCCGCGGTAG
- a CDS encoding Rieske (2Fe-2S) protein: MDSELDRGELSRRNLLDLLLSGSLLSFAAAVFYPVLRYITPPPVSEVTTTSVVAAKVSEIAPNTGKVFRFGSRPGILVQTASGEWRAFSAVCTHLQCTVQYRADLEHIWCACHNGHFDLSGKNVAGPPPRPLDQFNATVKGDEVIVTLKT, translated from the coding sequence ATGGATAGCGAACTCGATCGCGGAGAGCTCTCGCGGCGCAACCTGCTCGATCTCCTGCTCTCCGGGAGCCTGTTGTCATTCGCCGCCGCCGTGTTCTATCCGGTGTTGCGCTACATCACGCCGCCGCCGGTGAGCGAAGTGACCACCACGAGCGTGGTGGCCGCCAAGGTATCCGAGATCGCGCCCAACACGGGCAAAGTCTTCCGCTTCGGATCGCGGCCGGGGATTCTGGTTCAAACGGCGAGCGGCGAATGGCGCGCGTTCAGCGCGGTGTGTACTCACCTCCAGTGCACGGTCCAGTACCGGGCCGATTTGGAACACATCTGGTGCGCTTGCCACAACGGACACTTTGACCTGAGCGGAAAGAATGTCGCCGGGCCGCCACCGCGGCCACTGGATCAGTTCAACGCCACCGTGAAGGGAGACGAGGTTATTGTCACCCTCAAGACGTAG